The proteins below come from a single Bartonella schoenbuchensis R1 genomic window:
- a CDS encoding N4-gp56 family major capsid protein: MATTQITINAPLAVSAWAKMLNTETSKALSIAPLMGTNKNSIIQVKDESGKSAGDSITMGLRTQLMGDGVSESQTLEGNEEALQFMSDKIRINELSHAVRVPNEGSIDQQRVLFNLRNEAKDALVDWYADRLSMMFFIQAAGYTAPWMKFEGHTVTLKPVHYGFNEPLEPSSKRVIRPNQKKTDEALAKEDVFNLKLIDQAVQNAKLANPKIRPVRINGDSVYVMYLHPTQVTQLRTNTDEGQWLDITKAVFSGSRSKNPIFDGSLGVYNGVVLRESEHVPNGVDSKTKEPVLSVRRAVLLGAQSIIMAYGRSNKGNGATRYKLVEELFDYERRFGVAAKTIIGMKKSRYALPYSNQGAQDFGTIVIPSFVEDNI, translated from the coding sequence ATGGCGACAACACAAATAACGATCAATGCCCCATTAGCGGTTAGCGCTTGGGCTAAGATGCTCAATACAGAGACCTCAAAAGCATTGTCTATTGCACCGCTTATGGGGACAAACAAAAATAGTATCATCCAAGTGAAGGATGAATCAGGAAAATCAGCGGGTGATTCAATTACCATGGGATTACGGACCCAGCTTATGGGTGATGGTGTTAGCGAAAGTCAAACGCTGGAAGGTAATGAAGAAGCGCTTCAGTTTATGAGTGATAAGATACGCATTAATGAGCTTTCTCATGCTGTACGTGTTCCAAATGAAGGGTCGATTGATCAGCAACGTGTTTTGTTTAACTTGCGTAATGAAGCAAAGGATGCACTTGTTGATTGGTATGCAGACCGTTTAAGCATGATGTTCTTTATTCAAGCTGCAGGCTATACAGCACCATGGATGAAGTTTGAAGGGCATACCGTAACGCTTAAACCAGTGCATTATGGCTTTAATGAACCTTTAGAACCAAGCAGTAAGCGTGTTATTCGCCCAAATCAGAAAAAAACGGATGAAGCACTTGCAAAAGAAGATGTGTTTAATCTCAAATTAATCGATCAAGCTGTACAGAATGCAAAACTGGCTAATCCTAAGATTAGACCGGTACGGATTAATGGAGACAGTGTCTATGTGATGTATCTTCACCCAACACAGGTGACCCAATTGCGTACCAATACAGATGAAGGGCAATGGCTTGACATTACCAAGGCAGTTTTTAGTGGAAGCCGCTCTAAAAACCCAATTTTTGATGGATCATTAGGGGTGTATAATGGTGTTGTTTTGCGTGAATCTGAACATGTGCCCAATGGTGTTGATTCAAAGACTAAAGAGCCTGTTTTGTCTGTTCGGCGTGCTGTTTTGCTTGGTGCACAAAGTATCATCATGGCTTATGGGCGTAGCAATAAAGGCAATGGAGCAACACGCTATAAATTAGTGGAAGAGCTGTTTGATTATGAGCGTAGATTTGGCGTGGCTGCCAAGACGATTATTGGCATGAAAAAGTCACGCTACGCTTTGCCCTATTCTAATCAGGGAGCACAAGACTTTGGCACCATTGTTATCCCATCTTTTGTTGAAGATAACATATAA
- a CDS encoding PBSX family phage terminase large subunit: MATAQVVIIEKLIPLFQGAADVRAAWGGRGSGKTRSFALMAALKGYEYGMGGISGIILCARQFQNSLAESSLQEIKRAIETYDFLKDYYCVGESSIKSKDGRISFQFSGLDRNIASIKSMGRILLCWVDEAEPVTETAWQTLIPTLREEGEGWRAELWVTWNPLRENAPVERRFRFTKDQNIKGVEVNWSDNPLFPQKLQRVRLDDLQNRPESYNHIWEGDYLKAVQGAYFQKEMLAAEQEGRVGRVARDPLMPIRAFWDIGGTGAKADATAIWIAQFVGREIRVLDYYEAQGQPLSEHIGWLRCNGYDKALMVLPHDGATRDRVYNVSFESALNEAGFDTQVVPNQGAGAVKMRIEAVRRILPCVWFHEETTVAGRKALNWYHEKWDEKRAIGLGAEHDWASHGADAFGLMCIVYEAPRTPSKPERYSATERETASWMAF, translated from the coding sequence ATGGCTACAGCTCAAGTTGTGATCATCGAGAAATTAATCCCGTTGTTTCAAGGAGCTGCTGATGTGCGTGCTGCGTGGGGAGGGCGAGGATCAGGAAAGACGAGGTCCTTTGCCTTAATGGCAGCTTTAAAGGGCTATGAATATGGTATGGGTGGGATATCAGGGATTATCCTTTGTGCCCGCCAGTTTCAAAATTCGCTTGCTGAGAGTTCATTACAAGAGATTAAACGAGCGATTGAGACTTATGATTTTTTAAAGGACTATTACTGTGTTGGAGAGTCGTCCATTAAGTCGAAAGATGGACGTATATCTTTTCAGTTTTCAGGGTTAGATCGCAATATTGCGAGCATTAAGTCGATGGGGCGTATTTTGCTTTGTTGGGTTGATGAAGCTGAACCTGTGACTGAAACGGCTTGGCAAACACTGATACCGACATTGCGAGAAGAAGGAGAGGGCTGGCGTGCAGAGCTTTGGGTGACGTGGAATCCGTTACGTGAGAATGCACCTGTTGAAAGACGCTTTCGTTTTACAAAGGATCAAAATATTAAAGGGGTAGAGGTTAACTGGTCTGATAATCCTTTGTTTCCCCAAAAGTTGCAAAGAGTACGTCTTGATGATCTTCAAAACCGTCCTGAGAGTTATAACCATATTTGGGAGGGTGATTATCTTAAAGCTGTGCAAGGGGCTTATTTTCAGAAGGAAATGTTAGCAGCCGAGCAAGAGGGGCGGGTTGGACGTGTAGCACGTGATCCTTTAATGCCCATTCGTGCCTTTTGGGATATTGGGGGCACGGGAGCAAAAGCTGACGCAACGGCTATCTGGATTGCACAGTTTGTAGGCAGGGAGATCAGGGTGCTTGATTATTATGAAGCGCAAGGTCAACCTTTATCTGAGCATATTGGGTGGTTGCGTTGCAATGGTTATGACAAGGCACTGATGGTGCTTCCTCATGATGGAGCGACAAGAGACCGTGTTTACAATGTGAGCTTTGAGAGTGCTTTAAATGAGGCTGGTTTTGACACACAGGTTGTACCCAATCAAGGGGCAGGGGCTGTTAAGATGCGCATTGAAGCCGTGCGTCGTATTTTGCCTTGTGTTTGGTTTCATGAAGAAACGACAGTTGCTGGCCGTAAAGCCTTAAATTGGTATCACGAAAAATGGGATGAAAAACGCGCCATTGGTTTGGGGGCTGAACATGACTGGGCAAGTCATGGAGCCGATGCCTTTGGTTTGATGTGCATTGTTTATGAAGCACCACGTACTCCATCAAAGCCAGAGCGTTATAGCGCGACAGAAAGAGAAACGGCATCATGGATGGCATTTTAG